GTGATCCCGGGCGGGGTCGATGCGGCCCGCTTCGATGCGCTCCCCACGGGCGCCGAAGCACGCGCGCAGCTCGGATGGGACGCGGGTGTGCCCACCGTGCTCGCGGTGCGCCGGCTCGTGCGCCGCACCGGCGTCGATCGGCTGATCGCGGCGGCGGCGGCGCTGCGCGCGCGCGTGCCCGCGGTCCGTATCCTCATCGCCGGCGAAGGGGAGGAGCGTGCCGCGCTCGAGTCGCAGGCGACGGCGCTCGGTGCGGGCGACGCGGTGCGGTTCCTCGGCTTCGTGCCGGAGGCGCAGTTGCCGCTCGCCTATCGTGCCGCCGACCTTACCGTGGTGCCCAGCATCTCGCTCGAGGGATTCGGGCTCATCGTTCCCGAGTCGCTCGCGGCCGGCACCCCGGTGCTGGTCACGCCGATCGGCGGACTCCCCGAGACGGTCGAAGGGCTCTCGCACTCGCTCGTGCTCTGGGACGCGAGCGCGTCGTCCATCGCCGACGGCATCGCCGAAGCGCTCACGGGGAAGCGCGCGCTGCCGAGCGCGAGCGAGTGCGTCGCCTTCGCGAAGCAGCGCTACGACTGGTCGGTGGTCGCCGAGCAGGTGGCGTCGGTGCTGCTGCAGGTGCGACGCGAGTGGAAGCGATGAGCGACGCCGTGCCGCGCGTGCTCTTCGTGACGCACAGCGGCGTGCTGGGCGGCGCGGAGCGCTCGCTGCTCGACCTCGCGGGTGGATGGCGCGCCGACCGGCGCATGCTGGTGCTCGCGGATGGGCCCGTGGCCGGCGCGGCGCGCGCGCGGGGGATCCCCGTGGAGGTCGAACCGCTCGGCGCGCTCGGTGAGGTCAAGCGCGAGTCCGGCGGACCGGGACTCGGCGCGCTCGCGGACGTCGCGCGGCTCGCCGGGAAGGTCTCGCGCCTGGCGAAGGGATTCGACCTGATCCACGCGAACTCGCAGAAGGCGTTCGTCGTCGCGGCTGCGGCGGGACTGCTCGCGCGACGGCCGGTGGTCTGGCACCTGCGCGACATCCTCAGCACCGCGCACTTCTCGGCGCGCAACATCACCGCCGCCGTCTTCCTCGCCAACGCGCGCGCGGCGGCCGTGATCTGCAACTCGCGTGCGACGGCCGACGCGTTCGTCGCGGCCGGCGGGAAGCCCGAACTGGTCCACGTGGTGCACAACGGGCTCGATGCCGCGCGCTTCGATGCCGTGACTCCCGCGCAGGCGGCCGCGGTCCGCGCCGAACTCGGCGCCGGCGATGCGCAGGTGCTCGCGGTCTGCGCGCGGCTCGCGCCCTGGAAGGGTCAGCATGTGGCGTTGGCGGCACTGCAGGCGTTGCCCGGTGCGCACGCGTGGATCATCGGCGCGGCGCTGTTCGGCGAGGATGCCTACGCCTACGGGC
This region of Gemmatimonadota bacterium genomic DNA includes:
- a CDS encoding glycosyltransferase; translated protein: MSDAVPRVLFVTHSGVLGGAERSLLDLAGGWRADRRMLVLADGPVAGAARARGIPVEVEPLGALGEVKRESGGPGLGALADVARLAGKVSRLAKGFDLIHANSQKAFVVAAAAGLLARRPVVWHLRDILSTAHFSARNITAAVFLANARAAAVICNSRATADAFVAAGGKPELVHVVHNGLDAARFDAVTPAQAAAVRAELGAGDAQVLAVCARLAPWKGQHVALAALQALPGAHAWIIGAALFGEDAYAYGLRGHATALGVADRVRFLGEREDVAELLRAADVVVHAAVDAEPFGRVVVEGMLARRPVIATDAGGVREILVHGETGWLVPPGDPAALAAAADAVRAMPPVAREAIVVRARADAEARFTVPVMIAGVERAIAGLSARRSPP
- a CDS encoding glycosyltransferase family 4 protein, which encodes MRIVQIGMGWQSEQAGGLNRMMFELHHRLGTLGVEMQGLVAGSDLAERETAGRVRAFGALDTPMWRRMRSVDPLLRTMLGAAHDEVILGHFAPYALGALDAVKEHPFVVYFHGPWSDESVAEGRNPISGFLRRQLERTVYRRADACIVLSRAFSELLQQEFGVPAERIRVIPGGVDAARFDALPTGAEARAQLGWDAGVPTVLAVRRLVRRTGVDRLIAAAAALRARVPAVRILIAGEGEERAALESQATALGAGDAVRFLGFVPEAQLPLAYRAADLTVVPSISLEGFGLIVPESLAAGTPVLVTPIGGLPETVEGLSHSLVLWDASASSIADGIAEALTGKRALPSASECVAFAKQRYDWSVVAEQVASVLLQVRREWKR